The sequence TTTCGGTTTAGATTGGCATAGGAGAACTTCACCAGAAGCTGCTTCCGGGTTTCGAAAGGTCAATGGCACATAAGTCATGGTTGAACAGAATAATTTCGCTTCGGCGCTACGTCATGCCGCTGGTACAGCTGCCCTTGCGACCACCGGTGCTTTGGCACTGGGCGGCGCGCTGGTGGGCTACGGCATGCTCGAAACCCAGAAGTTCGGGCTGCGCCACGAGAGCCTGAAGGTCCTGCCGCGCGGATACCGCGACATCAAGGTCCTGCATCTTTCAGACATCCACATGGTGCCGGGGCAAGAAGCCAAAACCAAGTGGCTGCGCGGTTTGGCAGATCTGGAACCTGACTTCGTCATCAACACCGGTGACAACCTCAGCCACCGCAAAGGCGTGCCAGCGTTGATCAAGGCACTCGAACCACTGATGGCTTTCCCTGGCGCATTCGTACCCGGCTCGAACTGCTATTACGCACCGAAGCTGAAGAACCCGTTCAGGTACCTGACTCCTTCCAACGGCACCCCCAAGCCTGCAACAAGGGACCAGCTGCCCTTCGAAGAAATGCACCGCGCCTTTGGCAGCGCTGGCTGGATCAACATGTCCAACCGTGCGCATTCCACGGTGCTCAACGGCTTGCGCCTGGATCTAACCGGCGTCGATGATCCGCACCTGGAACGCGACCACTTCGCAGGCTGGCCGCGCGGCTCTTCTTCCAGCAACGAGGCACCCCATGTGCGCATTGCGCTGACCCACGCACCCTACCAGCGGGTCCTGGACCAGTTCACCGAGGCGAATGCGGATGTCATTTTCGCCGGTCATACCCATGGCGGCCAGGTCTGCATCCCAGGCTACGGCGCCTTGGTCTCCAACTGCGATCTGCCAACATGGCGTGCGCGCGGACTGACCGATTGGGACTACAACGGCAACACTGTCCCGCTGAATGTCTCGGCCGGCCTGGGCACTTCGCGCTTCGCACCGATTCGCTTTGCTTGCCCTCCAGAAGCAGTGCTGGTCACTTTGACGGCCCGCGACTAGAACGCCGCTTTCTATCCTTAATCCCCGATTGAGCACCATGCTGTTGCTCAATCGGGGATTTTTGCATCCATCCCGAAGCACTTCTTTCGCAAAGTGGCGCATTGATTGAAATATCCCAACTACTGCCGGTAGTCTGTAACTCTGTCAACCTTCTGGATGAATACGGGGTACCGTGGCTCAAGCTCAACAGGACGGCTCAAATGATCCGATTCCGCTCTCCGCAACGCTGAAACGACTGGCCCCATTCGTCAAGCCGATCCTCCCCC comes from Glutamicibacter arilaitensis Re117 and encodes:
- a CDS encoding metallophosphoesterase; translated protein: MVEQNNFASALRHAAGTAALATTGALALGGALVGYGMLETQKFGLRHESLKVLPRGYRDIKVLHLSDIHMVPGQEAKTKWLRGLADLEPDFVINTGDNLSHRKGVPALIKALEPLMAFPGAFVPGSNCYYAPKLKNPFRYLTPSNGTPKPATRDQLPFEEMHRAFGSAGWINMSNRAHSTVLNGLRLDLTGVDDPHLERDHFAGWPRGSSSSNEAPHVRIALTHAPYQRVLDQFTEANADVIFAGHTHGGQVCIPGYGALVSNCDLPTWRARGLTDWDYNGNTVPLNVSAGLGTSRFAPIRFACPPEAVLVTLTARD